The Flavobacterium sp. IMCC34852 genome contains the following window.
ATGCTCGTTTCCATAGTAAGCAGCATCTTGCCATTCTTCATAAAGCAAAATATTCGTTGGATCTTTTGGGTCAACGTGGAGTTTGATACTCACAAAATTCGGTTCTTTTTTAACTTGCTCAATCAGAGTAGTTAAGTTATTAATGGCTTCAGCACTTTTGTCGGGTTGGGTTTTATATTTGACCAAAACAATAGTGTTTTTTGAAGTCAGTGTTGATTCTGTATTCCAACTCAGACAAAGGAATGCTGCAAACAGAACAACAAACGGGAATGCTTTTTTTATTGTTTTCATAAAGTTGCATTTTTGGTTATACGGTAAAGGTATGCAATTGATATATATTGAATACAAATAAAAACCCTTTAAAGCTTTCACCCTAAAGGATTTACTAAATATTGTTATGATTAATCTCAGACTGTAATTTATGATTATTGATACTATCCTAAGGCTATTCTTTTATGAATTTGATACTTTCAAGATTGTCAATTTTAAC
Protein-coding sequences here:
- a CDS encoding putative quinol monooxygenase, which produces MKTIKKAFPFVVLFAAFLCLSWNTESTLTSKNTIVLVKYKTQPDKSAEAINNLTTLIEQVKKEPNFVSIKLHVDPKDPTNILLYEEWQDAAYYGNEHMKTPHLQEFITNARNFLAGPPEISLWQIEKEF